Proteins found in one Zea mays cultivar B73 chromosome 1, Zm-B73-REFERENCE-NAM-5.0, whole genome shotgun sequence genomic segment:
- the LOC103631794 gene encoding uncharacterized protein, with protein MASLTPGILLKVLKHINSDVKVCGEYRSILLQVISIVPAITGSELWPDHGFFIKVSDSSHSTYVSLSKEDNELILSNKLQLGQFIYVEKVQSSIPVPVLVGVRPVPGRNPCIGNPKDLMQMSTPSGVMEALDHQRTTSKSADLSESEKENLQRKVVIKEQKTVVASRYMLGVSSNNGKITNLNSSIDSEKSNGGSTISESNKKSVALKVRQEAKPQERSNNTSPSNAKLVSTKQEISKDTRKNIGTSPSPNGSAVVKKQMPKESKKEVATERRSPPKLHRSSPTPARTSPTKLSPAAKQNGNSGPVSSVSTVKKRVSETISWDSLPTSLINSGKAVVRRKNIALIVAAEAQREAAAAAYLVKGLGIFSEIRESSEVDPQAAITKFFELHRLIVQQSAVWKAYTPEPSKESRPEKEKPSRKASASHHHQNKAGTRDTAKNPEGAQGSEKTEWAREDGFKEICRSWIVLRKESRSWFLSFLEDALESGFMSEGQTTKNTRERVRGQPKPKGGDGRIAVLLSQLKETSNWLDQLLQDEADTSADGLAETVDQLKQKVYKCLLGTVETAASALGGR; from the exons ATGGCATCTCTTACTCCAGGAATACTATTAAAGGTTCTAAAACATATTAACTCTGATGTCAAAGTATGTGGAGAATACCGGTCCATTCTTCTCCAAGTTATTAGCATAGTCCCTGCAATAACTGGTTCAGAACTTTGGCCGGACCATGGGTTCTTTATCAAAGTTTCAGATTCTTCACACTCAACTTATGTTTCCTTGTCTAAGGAGGACAATGAACTCATCTTATCAAACAAACTACAACTTGGACAGTTTATATATGTTGAGAAGGTCCAGTCAAGTATACCTGTTCCGGTTCTTGTTGGGGTCCGCCCAGTTCCAGGAAGGAACCCTTGCATTGGAAACCCAAAGGATTTGATGCAAATGTCAACTCCCTCTGGAGTTATGGAAGCACTGGATCATCAACGGACAACTTCCAAGTCAGCTGATCTGTCTGAAAGTGAAAAGGAAAATTTGCAGAGAAAGGTAGTTATCAAAGAGCAGAAGACAGTTGTCGCTTCCCGTTACATGCTTGGGGTGTCAAGCAACAACGGGAAAATTACCAACCTCAACTCCAGCATTGATAGTGAAAAAAGTAATGGAGGAAGTACCATATCTGAATCAAATAAAAAATCTGTTGCCCTGAAAGTCAGACAAGAGGCAAAACCTCAG GAACGGTCAAATAATACATCTCCTAGTAACGCTAAGTTAGTTTCCACAAAGCAAGAAATTAGCAAGGACACACGCAAGAATATTGGCACTTCACCTAGTCCAAATGGTTCTGCTGTAGTCAAGaagcaaatgccaaaggagaGCAAAAAGGAAGTTGCTACTGAGAGAAGATCACCACCAAAGCTTCATAGGAGTTCGCCAACACCAGCGAGGACTTCACCAACAAAGCTCAGTCCAGCAGCAAAGCAGAATGGAAACTCTGGTCCAGTTTCTTCTGTATCTACTGTTAAAAAAAGAGTTAGTGAAACTATCTCTTGGGACTCCCTCCCAACAAGCCTAATCAATTCAGGAAAG GCTGTTGTCCGGAGGAAGAACATTGCTCTTATTGTAGCGGCTGAGGCTCAAAGGGAGGCTGCTGCAGCTGCGTATCTTGTAAAAGGCCTTGG AATTTTTTCTGAGATAAGGGAATCTTCTGAAGTAGATCCACAAGCTGCAATCACCAAGTTTTTCGAGCTGCACAGGCTTATCGTTCAGCAAAGTGCTGTCTGGAAAGCTTACACTCCTGAGCCTAGCAAAGAATCTCGACCGGAGAAGGAAAAACCGTCGAGGAAAGCTTCTGCATCTCATCATCACCAGAACAAAGCTGGCACACGCGACACAGCTAAGAATCCCGAAGGTGCCCAGGGCAGTGAGAAGACGGAATGGGCCCGGGAGGACGGTTTCAAGGAGATCTGCAGGTCATGGATTGTTCTGAGGAAAGAATCGCGGTCGTGGTTTCTGAGCTTCCTGGAGGATGCACTTGAATCAGGATTCATGTCCGAGGGCCAAACCACCAAGAACACGAGAGAACGCGTGCGGGGACAACCCAAACCCAAGGGTGGGGACGGGAGGATCGCGGTCCTGCTGTCGCAGCTCAAGGAGACGAGCAACTGGCTCGATCAGCTGCTGCAGGACGAGGCGGACACTTCCGCGGACGGTTTGGCCGAAACCGTTGACCAGCTGAAGCAGAAGGTGTACAAATGCTTGCTTGGAACGGTCGAAACCGCGGCGTCGGCACTCGGAGGAAGATAA